The following proteins come from a genomic window of Anopheles ziemanni chromosome 3, idAnoZiCoDA_A2_x.2, whole genome shotgun sequence:
- the LOC131288171 gene encoding probable ATP-dependent RNA helicase DDX56: MEATDSKLNFHELELDERILKEIARLGWLEPTLVQEKAIPFLLEGKDVLIRARTGSGKTAAFAVPIIQNLLVRKGEDAVRETSVIVMAPSQDLCHQITKAFQELTFSCSTVVRVVDISSKEEQSTYRHMLAEHPDIVVSTPAKLRYVLSEGILNVRESLRAVVIDEADLMFSFGFEEDLREVLKNFPPVHQSVLCSATLDEDLITLKKMVLHNPVVLKLQEPNVAIGSQMTHYKVEAAEEVDKAAILFILLKLKLIQGKCLIFVKSVERCYRLKLFLEQFNIRACILNSELPIKIRCHTVSQFNKGLYDTIITSDETVAVNPAIKNKKRIKKTSAKRLLQASNAESGVSRGIDFQCVSCVVNFDFPSDVNSYIHRAGRTARGNNTGSVLSFVAPDEVDQKVEVESFIQGFVGDETFAFKNFQFNFADVEAFRYRALDAWRAITKLSIREARVKELKTEMLNSEKLTSFFEENPRDLQALRHDRSLHTVHIQEHLADVPEYLVPPALKAIIPSKKAHRNKRLTELKVNAQKRKAKLENPLLMDGLDYQKKRMV; this comes from the exons ATGGAAGCGACTGAttctaaattgaatttccacgAGCTTGAGTTGGACGAACGTATACTGAAG GAGATCGCTCGTTTGGGATGGCTTGAACCGACACTGGTTCAAGAGAAGGCAATCCCGTTCCTTCTCGAAGGGAAAGATGTCTTGATACGTGCTCGCACTGGTTCTGGTAAGACAGCGGCGTTTGCTGTTCCCATCATCCAGAATCTACTCGTTCGGAAAGGTGAAGATGCCGTACGTGAAACATCCGTAATAGTGATGGCCCCCAGCCAGGATTTATGCCATCAGATTACCAAGGCGTTTCAAGAACTGACATTCTCGTGCAGTACCGTGGTACGGGTAGTAGATATCTCCTCGAAGGAAGAGCAATCGACGTATCGCCACATGCTAGCTGAACATCCCGATATCGTCGTGTCGACCCCTGCAAAGTTACGCTACGTGTTGTCCGAGGGAATTCTAAACGTGCGCGAAAGTCTCCGTGCTGTCGTCATCGATGAGGcggatttaatgttttcgtttggttttgaaGAGGACTTACGCGAAGTGCTGAAGAACTTTCCCCCGGTGCACCAATCTGTGCTTTGTTCGGCTACGCTCGACGAGGACTTGATCACGTTGAAGAAAATGGTACTTCATAATCCCGTGGTTTTGAAGCTGCAGGAACCGAACGTGGCCATAGGAAGTCAAATGACACACTACAAGGTTGAGGCCGCAGAGGAAGTGGATAAGGCGGCTATACTTTTCATTCTTCTCAAACTAAAGCTGATTCAGggcaaatgtttaattttcgtCAAATCCGTTGAACGGTGTTACAG ATTGAAACTATTTTTGGAACAGTTCAACATTCGTGCGTGCATCCTGAACTCCGAATTACCCATCAAAATCCGATGTCACACCGTCAGCCAGTTCAATAAG GGTCTCTACGACACGATCATTACCTCCGATGAGACGGTAGCAGTAAATCCTGCAATCAAGAACAAAAAGCGCATCAAAAAAACCTCCGCTAAGCGTCTACTGCAGGCCTCCAATGCGGAATCTGGTGTTTCACGTGGCATTGATTTTCAGTGCGTTTCATGTGTGGTAAACTTTGATTTTCCGTCGGATGTTAACTCGTACATCCATCGAGCTGGTCGTACGGCCAGAGGAAATAATACAGGCAGTGTTCTATCGTTTGTCGCCCCCGATGAGGTGGACCAGAAAGTGGAGGTTGAAAGCTTTATTCAGGGTTTTGTCGGCGATGAAACGTTTGCATTCAA GAACTTCCAGTTCAACTTTGCAGACGTTGAAGCATTCCGGTACCGAGCGCTGGATGCATGGCGCGCAATTACTAAGCTTTCGATAAGGGAAGCTCGAGTAAAGGAACTGAAGACGGAAATGTTAAATTCTGAAAAGTTGACG tcATTCTTCGAGGAAAATCCACGAGATTTACAAGCTTTGCGACATGACCGATCTTTGCATACGGTACACATTCAGGAGCACCTGGCAGATGTACCGGAGTACTTGGTACCACCAGCACTGAAGGCGATAATTCCCAGCAAGAAAGCACACCGCAACAAGAGGTTAACCGAGTTGAAAGTCAACGCCcagaaaaggaaagcaaaattggAGAACCCACTGTTGATGGACGGATTAGACTATCAAAAGAAACGGATGGTTTAA
- the LOC131288169 gene encoding 1-phosphatidylinositol 4,5-bisphosphate phosphodiesterase gamma-1 — MSFTIGGTASSCLAALGEMEQIICQLERGTLIQKFYPRKRPEKKTLMLRRETRQIIWSPVQTNGRSNYEGSLELREVKEVRPGKKSKDFEKWPEEAKKSEPRKCFVILHGNDFKLRTVSIVAFSEKEADMWLKGLKYLISDTITSPYWLQIERWLRREFYLMEANGTASLKDIRSFLPKINCKVSTAKLNEVFHDVDTRRRNELGFDDFTRLYQRLVLPPSALPEYFDGIRMATYSQNGQTVTLQEFRKFLTKEQNEEEGSGGHSEETVAKFINDYIQDPARDVSEPYLRLHEFIDFLFSRQNEIWDRRCDTVYQDMTRPLAHYWISSSHNTYLTGDQFSSESSVEAYARALRMGCRCIELDCWDGPDNMPLIFHGHTFTTRIKFMDVIRTIKEHAFITSEYPLILSIEQNCSLTQQRRMAQSMQEVFGEMLLTQPIDKAETQLPSPQQLKRKIILKHKKLPENGIMVVDEAGKESAILMRANDESELDIRNTVKNGILYLEDPVDKGWNAHFFVLTQHKLFYTDSQRPDRDSDLRDDEREENGFANRSRDGTLVSNDELHFGENWFHGKLSGGREEAEKLLQQFSHLGDGTFLVRESVTFVGDYCLSFWRQGKPNHCRIKLKQDKGVTKYYLMENVLFDSLYSLIMYYRQNALRSAEFYITLKEPVPQPNKHETKEWYHHTTTREQSEIVLNQVPQDGAFLVRPSEKGPKAFVISFRSHGKFIHCRIRVEGRLYEMGGMEFESLVDLVNFYSKHPLYRKVTLSYPIPREMIRRINTMDDSGAYGYMDPAMVANENVTVKALYDYKAQRDDELSFCKHAIISNVVKKGTDWWLGDYGGKRQHYFPANYVQELSATDDGTLVDEGANDRSGSLDVHGAVVEVAYSNHPDIERILRIQNPTMQNVFEVGVQTKELAYEWMLAIKEAAQNASAMENERRKMERNSRVAKEMSDLIIYCRSVPFKHHPASWVFYEMSSFPETKAEKYFLQPETRLLFVRFHRNHLSRVYPKGQRLDSSNYHPTALWNCGSQMIALNFQTPDKPMQLNQAKFRDNGGCGFLLKPDFMFRDEFDPTDPNTLVGVGEVIVNVRIIGGRNLCKVSRNITSPLVEVEVLGASFDSGIKHRTRAIADNGLNPIWNEICEFRIANPHFAMIRFEVQDEDMFGEPNFIGQAVFPLGAIRTGYRSVPLRNKYSEELELATLLVHTSIRPLQTE; from the exons ATGAGTTTCACAATTGGAGGAACGGCCAGCAGCTGCTTGGCGGCGCTGGGTGAAATGGAACAAATTATTTGCCAGCTGGAACGCGGCACACTGATTCAAAAGTTTTATCCCCGCAAGCGCCCGGAAAAGAAGACCCTCATGCTGCGCCGTGAAACGCGTCAG ATCATATGGTCCCCGGTACAGACCAATGGCCGGAGCAACTACGAAGGATCTCTAGAGCTGCGCGAGGTAAAGGAAGTTCGACCTGGTAAAAAATCGAAGGATTTTGAAAAATGGCccgaagaagcgaagaaaagtGAACCACGGAAATGTTTCGTGATTTTGCACGGGAACGATTTTAAATTGCGCACCGTGTCTATCGTAG CTTTCTCCGAAAAAGAGGCCGACATGTGGCTGAAAGGACTGAAGTATCTGATCTCGGACACGATAACATCCCCGTACTGGTTGCAGATCGAGCGCTGGCTGCGACGGGAGTTCTATCTGATGGAAGCCAACGGCACCGCTAGTCTGAAGGACATTCGGTCCTTCCTGCCGAAGATAAATTGTAAAGTATCCACCGCCAAGCTGAATGAGGTGTTCCACGATGTAGACACGCGGCGTAGGAATGAGCTCGGTTTCGACGACTTTACCCGATTGTATCAGCGCTTGGTGCTGCCACCAAGCGCGCTGCCAGAGTACTTCGATGGCATACGTATGGCGACATACAGTCAGAATGGTCAAACGGTTACGCTGCAAGAGTTTCGAAAGTTTTTGACCAAAGAGCAGAACGAGGAAGAGGGTAGCGGTGGCCACAGTGAGGAAACCGTGGCCAAATTTATCAACGATTACATCCAAGACCCGGCGCGTGACGTTAGCGAACCGTATCTGCGTTTACATGAG tttatagattttctattttcgcGTCAAAATGAAATCTGGGACCGACGCTGTGACACGGTGTACCAGGATATGACGCGCCCGCTGGCACACTACTGGATATCGTCGTCCCACAACACCTACCTGACCGGTGATCAGTTTTCCAGCGAGTCCTCGGTCGAAGCGTACGCCAGGGCCCTCCGTATGGGCTGCCGGTGTATCGAACTCGACTGTTGGGATGGGCCGGACAATATGCCGCTGATTTTCCATGGGCATACATTCACGACACGCATCAAGTTCATGGACGTGATCCGCACGATCAAAGAACACGCGTTCATTACGTCCGAGTACCCGCTCATTCTGTCGATCGAGCAGAACTGTTCGCTCACGCAACAGCGCCGGATGGCGCAATCGATGCAGGAGGTGTTCGGTGAGATGCTGCTCACCCAACCGATCGATAAGGCCGAGACCCAGCTACCGTCGCCCCAGCAGCTGAAGCGTAAGATTATACTGAAGCACAAAAAGCTACCCGAGAACGGCATCATGGTGGTGGACGAGGCGGGCAAGGAATCGGCCATTCTGATGCGCGCAAATGACGAGAGCGAGCTGGACATTCGGAATACCGTCAAGAATGGTATCCTGTACCTGGAGGATCCGGTCGACAAGGGTTGGAATGCGCACTTTTTCGTGCTCACGCAGCATAAGCTCTTCTATACCGACAGTCAACG ACCCGACCGCGATAGCGATCTAAGGGATGACGAACGGGAGGAAAACGGCTTCGCCAATCGATCGCGCGACGGTACGCTGGTTTCAAATGACGAGCTACACTTTGGCGAAAACTGGTTCCACGGCAAGCTTTCCGGGGGTCGCGAGGAAGCTGAAAAGCTGCTGCAGCAGTTCTCGCACCTGGGCGATGGAACGTTTCTGGTGCGCGAAAGCGTCACCTTTGTCGGGGACTATTGTTTGTCGTTCTGGAGGCAGGGTAAACCGAACCACTGCCGCATCAAGCTCAAGCAGGACAAGGGTGTCACGAAGTACTACCTGATGGAGAACGTGCTGTTCGACAGTCTGTACAGTTTGATCATGTACTACCGACAGAATGCGCTCCGGAGTGCG GAATTTTACATCACACTGAAGGAACCCGTTCCGCAACCGAACAAGCACGAAACGAAGGAATGGTACCATCACACGACGACCCGCGAGCAGTCCGAAATCGTGCTCAACCAGGTCCCGCAGGATGGGGCCTTCCTGGTGCGCCCGAGCGAGAAAGGACCAAAAGCCTTCGTTATCTCGTTTCG GTCCCACGGTAAATTCATCCACTGTCGCATCCGGGTGGAGGGTCGCTTGTACGAGATGGGTGGGATGGAGTTTGAGAGTCTGGTCGATTTGGTAAACTTTTACTCCAAACATCCCCTGTACCGCAAAGTAACGCTGAGCTATCCGATTCCGCGGGAAATGATTCGCCGGATCAACACGATGGAT GACAGTGGAGCCTACGGATACATGGACCCGGCGATGGTCGCCAATGAAAACGTGACGGTCAAGGCGCTGTACGACTACAAAGCGCAGCGGGATGACGAACTGTCGTTCTGCAAGCACGCCATCATAAGCAATGTGGTGAAGAAGGGCACCGACTGGTGGCTGGGGGATTACGGTGGCAAACGGCAGCACTACTTCCCGGCCAACTACGTGCAGGAGCTTAGCGCGACGGACGACGGTACGCTGGTCGATGAAGGTGCCAACGA TCGATCAGGTTCACTGGATGTGCATGGCGCCGTGGTGGAGGTGGCCTACAGCAACCATCCGGACATCGAGCGGATACTGCGCATCCAAAACCCGACGATGCAGAACGTGTTCGAGGTGGGCGTCCAGACGAAGGAGCTCGCGTACGAGTGGATGCTCGCCATCAAGGAAGCGGCCCAGAACGCGAGCGCCATGGAGAACGAGCGGCGCAAAATGGAGCGCAATTCGCGCGTCGCCAAGGAAATGTCCGATCTCATCATCTACTGCCGGAGCGTGCCGTTCAAGCACCATCCGGCGTCGTGGGTGTTCTACGAGATGTCCAGCTTCCCGGAGACGAAGGCTGAGAAGTATTTCCTGCAGCCGGAGACACGCTTGCTGTTCGTGCGCTTCCATCGGAACCACCTGAGCCGGGTTTACCCGAAGGGGCAGCGGTTGGATTCGTCCAACTACCATCCGACGGCCCTGTGGAACTGCGGCTCGCAGATGATTGCGCTCAACTTCCAAACGCCCGACAAACCGATGCAGCTAAATCAGGCCAAGTTTCGGGACAACGGTGGCTGCGGGTTTCTGCTGAAGCCGGACTTTATGTTCCGCGACGAGTTCGACCCGACCGACCCGAACACGCTCGTCGGTGTGGGCGAGGTGATTGTGAACGTGCGCATCATCGGCGGGCGCAACCTGTGCAAGGTCAGCCGCAACATTACCAGCCCCCTGGTCGAGGTGGAGGTGCTCGGTGCGTCCTTCGACAGTGGCATCAAACATCGCACCAGAGCGATCG CGGACAATGGTTTGAATCCGATTTGGAACGAAATATGCGAGTTCCGGATAGCGAACCCGCACTTCGCCATGATCCGCTTCGAGGTGCAGGACGAGGATATGTTCGGTGAGCCAAACTTTATCGGCCAGGCCGTGTTTCCGCTCGGTGCCATTCGCACCGGGTACCGCAGTGTCCCGCTGCGGAACAAGTACAGCGAGGAGCTGGAGCTGGCCACCCTGCTGGTGCACACGAGCATTCGCCCACTTCAGACGGAATAA